A window of Sus scrofa isolate TJ Tabasco breed Duroc chromosome 15, Sscrofa11.1, whole genome shotgun sequence genomic DNA:
CTCCTTGGGGGCTCCCCCAAGCTCCCCAGGCCTCAGCCACACGTTCTCGAAGGAGGCAGAGCTGTGGCGTTTCACATCCTcagtgctgctgctgccaccaccgcCGCCCCCAACTGCAGCTCCCCCTCCGAAGGGTACCGTGTTGCCCGCCCGGGTGGCACTGGGTGTCGAGGAGAAGGTCTCGGAGCTGTGCCGCCTCCTGCACCCTTGAGGGTCGGCACGGATCACTTTGGCACTCTGGTTGCGGTTGGGACTGAGATTCACCCGTGTGAAGGCGCTCAGGCCCCCGGGTCCCTGCGGGCCCCCCAGCAGGGAAGAGCGGGCCGCCAGCTCCCCTGCTCCTTGGGGCGCGGCGGAGGAAGCAGAGGTGGCCGAGGACGCCGAGGGAGCGGCCGCTGTGGCCCCGGGAAGGCTGGCCTCCTCCACGACGATGCCGGTCCGCATATCGGCATAGCTGATGGGGGCCACTGGCGAGGTGTCCACGTAGCTCTGACGGGGACAACCCATCTGCATGGTCATGTAGTCACCCCGGCTGCTGGGCACCGCCCGGGTCGGCCTGCACACGCTAGCAGCTCCCGGGGGGGCGGGGCCCACCCTGCCGGGCTGGACCCCAGCGCTCTCCTGCCAGATCGCCCTCCGGCCTGGCCCCAGGTCCATGTTCATGTACTCTTCGGCGCCAGTCTCCTCTTCTCTGGGAGCTGGCTGGAGCTGCGATGAACATCTCACCGAAGGCGCGCTGTGGGACGCCACCGGGCCTGATAAGTAGCCCGGCTGATCGCCCCCAAATTCAATATTCACATATTCCCCTGGACTTTTGGGTTCCGGAGGGTGCAGCAGGGCCGGCTGTGGCGGCTGCTCTCGGGCCCGAGGTAAGGTGCTGGCCTTGGGATCCCCCAGGGACAGCCTCGTGGGCCGAGCCAGGCGGTTGTTGGTCTGGGCTGCTGTGTCCACCTTTCGAGGCAGATGGGGCTGCAGGACCTGATGATGGAGATGCGGGAGGCCGGGCTCGGGCCTAGCCCCACAGTATCCCCCGCCCAGGCTGTCGCTGCTGGTGGATGACGACGAATCTTCTGCTGCCGCAGCATAGAGAAGCCGACCGGAGCTGGAGGAAAGGCGGAGGTGCTGGTGCCTGGCGCTCTCCTCCAGCTCCCCGGGGCGCTGCGTGTGCTTGAAGGACCTTGGCAATGAGTAGTAGGAGAGGACTGGCTTGTGCTGGGGATCCTCGGGGCCATAGTAGCAGTCGGAAGGGCTGCTGGTGTTGGAGTCCCCCACTGGCGACATGTTCATGTAGTCACCTGTACAAGACAAGAGCTTGCCACTACTGCTCTccacggggagtttggggtgtgGCAGGGCGTGAGAGTGGTGGCCCCCTACCCCATTTGTCCATAACTTGCCATAGCTGCTCCCAGAAGGGGCGGCACCGCTGCTGCTGCCCCCGCTGCTGGGACCACCTCCAATGTCAGGAGAGCAGCTGCCGCTGGGGGACATCATCATGTAGCCATTGGGGTCCACTCTCTGGGGGTGGCGTCTGATGGGGTTGATGATCTGCTGCGGGGCAGACACGCTCTTGGGGCTCATGGGCATGTAGTCCCCACTGCCCTTTCGGGTGCCGGGCACTGGGGCTACTCCTGGGGACATGGGCATGTAGCCATCATCGGTGTGGAGGCTGGAGGTGTCTTGGCGGTGGTGACCCCCACGCCGCTCCAAGGGGTGCATTTCCAGACCCTCCTCAGGGTAGGAGTGGGTGGGCACGAAGGCGGAGTGCCGGTAGTTGGGCATCCGGCCTCCACTGCCACCTCCTGGTGGGTAGGCCGGCATCATCTCTGTATATTCCTCAATGGAAGCCACAGAGGACTGGGATGGGGTCTTCTGGTGGGAAATAGTAGGGGATGTGCCAGCAGAGTGAGTCCGCTTTCGGAACCGATTATCCAGATCAGATGCAGGGCCTGCTTCCTCCCCGGTCAGGGCTGGGCTCGTGCCCAAGCCAGCTCCTGGGAGGCAGCGGTGGCCATTGCCACCCCGAGGCAAAATGTAGTGGCCATTGGGGGCAGCGAGGGTGGAGGCCCCCTTGCCCCCCATGCAGATGTAGTTGCTCAGCTCCTCCTCACCGCGGGCGGGCGGGGTGTGGCCCAGGGAATCCGGCGTGACACTGCGGAAGGAACTTCGGAAATCACAGGGGCTAGAGCCATACTCATCGGAAGAGATGAAACCGCCGTCACTGGGGGACCCGGACACAGAAGCACTAGACCGCCGCGGGAAGAGACAGTCCGAGGTGGAGCCATGGCCGCTGGTGCTGCTGGACGACAGGCTGACCGGGCTGGTGGCGGAGGGTGAGCAGCGAGAGGAAGGCATGGGAATAGAGCGGCTGTGGTTAAGAGGCGGGTGCAGCCGGGAGCTGCCTCGATGCCGGTGGGCGTGAGTCCTGTTGGTGCTAGGGCTCACAGGACTGCCGTCCACAGAGGCGGGGCGAGACATGGTGCCTTCCCCATCACTGGACGCACGGACGCGGAAGGAGCCCTGCTTCCCGCCCACCAAGCTGGCCGGGGAGGTGGCAGTGATGCTCTCTGTGCGTGAGCGGCGGGTCAGCCCCACCTGGCTGGGCGGAGGGTTGTTGAGGTGGTGCCTGCGCAGAGGTACACTGATGGGGTTGGAGCAGTTAGAGGAGGACTGGCTCTTGCTTCGAGGGCGGAACTCATCGCTCATGGCCCGCATGGCCTCCAGGATTGTCTCATGCATATTCTGGGCCACCACAGAATCATCCACCTGCATCCAAAACTCCCCGGGTCCCGTCACTGCAGAACGGCCCACTTCGATGAAGAAGAAGTTCTCTGAGTGGCCACAGCGCCTGATGTTCATCAGCTGCAGCACCACAGCCGCCGCCTCCGAGTTCAGCTTCACGAAACTGATGGTCTTGCTGGTCAGGCAGAGGCGGTAGATGCCAATCAGGTTCTTTGTCTGACCCAGGCCTTTGGGTTTCAGGATCACCTGCCAAACCTCCTTGAAGGCGGGTCCTGGGGGCACGTCTCCGTAGCTCAAGTCCTCCCCAGCCTCGCCGAGGCCAGAgctgccactgcagctgcccccacCGCCTCCCGCCCCGGGGCCTGCGGCCCCGTCGTGGTGGCCCTTGGCACGGTTGTGCAGCTGCAGGAGGGCCTGGTACCAGCTGTCCTGTTCGGCCTCGCTGTCCGCCGCGATGGCAAAGTGCTCGTCCCGGGTGTAGAGGGCCACCAGGTGCTTGTTCTTGGAATCCGCCCGCTTGTTGATGTTGAAGCAGCTCTCCAGGGGGATCGAGCGTTTGGGGGCGCTCGACTTGTGCCGCCACTTCTTCTCGTTCTCGTAGTACTCGAGGCGCGCGGGGCCCCCAGCCTCGCTGGCCGCCCGCAGCACGAAAAAGCGCTTGTGCATGCTCTTGGGTTTGCGCAGGTAGCCCACCTTGCGCACGTCCGAGAAGCCATCCGTCTCGGGAGGGCTCGCCAtgctgccgccgccaccgccgccgagGAGAGGGAGGCGCCGAAAAACAACCGGGTGGGGGGCGGAGGCTCCTCGCCGCGGCCCCGCACATGCAAACAGGGCTGGAGGCGGCAGAAACCCCGACTCCGAAATCCACGCCGCCCTCCGCGCCGGGGAGGGGCAGCCGAGGGAGGACGCAGCAGCTGCGCCAAGGAGATAGCCCCGACCGGAGTTTACTGGCGTTTCATGCCCTGGGGGGAGGCAGCGCGTCCGGCGTGAGTGCAGCCCGGATCCTCGGGGAGCCAAATCTCTTCTCAGCCGCCGCggctgggaaggagagaagatgCATCGCTCGCCGCCAGGGCTGGAGTCCGGCGCgcaggcggcggcggccgggggtCCCCGCGTTGCCCCTCCAGGCACGCGCGCCTTCCCTCCTGAGTTCCCCTCTGGAAGTAGCGATTCCCGAGGCAAATTAAATATCCTTGGGCAGGGGGAGGCGAGCTGCCAAGTCCCAACGTTGCACGgggttctccctcctccttctccttcgcctcctcctccgcctcctcccaccccccaaccgtCCCCGCCGCCACCAGCCGCCCAAATACCAGCTCAGTCGCAGAGACCGCGGCGCTGcggctgttgctgctgctgctgccgccgcccgCGGACGCGTCCTCTGCAGCCCCCATTCGGGCCCATCTCCACAGGCGAAGAAAGTGGCTTTTCCACGCAAAACGCTACTGGGGAGCTGGGGACGCGCCGGAGGGACAGGCTCATCCCTGCCCCTCGCTCCAGtcggcaggggaggaggggaggggacgaGGGCGGGAGGCAAGGGGGGAGGTTGGGGAAGGAGTCGGGGAAGACGCCTCTTCCCCGGGAGGCGCTGCTGCAGCAGTTACTTctccccgcctccctcctcctcgGAGAGTTGCCGAGAGCCCCAACCAAAACAAGCAGCGGCGTCTGGCTCTGCGCGTCGGCCCCCTCCGACCGCGCCGCCGTCTCACTCAGGAGAGAAACACGTGATGGAGCCTCCGCGCTCCGCAGCccggctgccgccgccgccgccgggagGCTCCCGCCTGGGTCTCTACATTCCCGGTTGAGCCCGCCCCGCGCCCGCCCCTCTCCGCCCCCCGGTCGTGCCGCAGAGGCGCCCGCGCCGGCTTCAGCGCTGCGCTCGGGCAGCGCCCCTGCGCGGCCGCCCGCCCTGGCGCAGAGCCTTCCTCCCCGAGCGCCACCCAGGGTGCCCCCGGCCCGCAGGAATCCCCGCCGCGGGCGCGGGCGGGGGTGTTTGGGTGGCTACCCGAAAGCACGAGGGGAATCTGGGAAAACGGGGGGTGTGCGTGTGCCGAACTCGGGAAGACGCAGGAGTGAGGGTGGGGGGCGACGGGCGGGGAGTTGGGGGGCGGGCACTGCGGCTACAGAGCCTAGCCTGGGAGGGTCCGGGAGGAGGGGGCGCGGGAGCTGGGCTAAATCTTTCCTAACAGGTAAGATCGACTCTTCCGGAGGGAGGTTTTTTCTCCCTGGAAATATAAAAGCTGGATTTCAGTTTCAGGGTGATAGGCCATAGTGAAATCTTTGTTTTTGCGAGGTTTTCTAAAGGACTTAGGAGCCAGCCTTCCACCTTGGAATCCCCGCATTTGCGGCAGTGAGGTACCTCAAAGGAACGCCCAAGGGCAGTGATTGGGGGGTTATGGGCACTCGAGAACAAGAGGGATCTCTGAGAAGCGTTGTACCTCCCGCGTTGCGGTGTTAGCAGCAGATCAATTAGGAAGAAAACGTAAATATCCAGTTTCTccttttccccaccccacccccagcgaGGGGGCGGGGATTCGCACCTTGGGATGAAGGCTTGGGGAGAAAAATGAGACGCCAGCCCCTCGTCATACTCCGAAATCTATTTATGACTTCCAAAAGATGTTAGGGACCTACAGAGGGTTTGTAAGGCCAAAACCCTACTATGTAAATACTGCCTGAAGTGTTTGTTTCACACACAGCTTCCACACCCACTGAACCACCCCATAACGTTTTTACCCTTGACCACAAGGATAATCGGGAGAAAACAAGAATGGTGCCAGCTCAACTGTACAGGAAAATGAGTTCTTCATGAGAAGGACAGACTCTTACACAGTTACCTTGCGGTATCAGGCTCACCACAAGCAAATGATCCCCtaaagtttttgtgtttttttaagctgACCTGTAAACAAGCAGGCTGCCCTCTGCTTGTCCAGCTGGCATTAAGGACCCTTTAGAAAATGACGCTAGCCCCTCTGTTTAGGGCTTATCTTATTTTCCCACCCCATTCCTGGCGGGTTTGGGGTCTCCGCCCCCTCTCAGCGCTGGAGACCCTGCTCGCGGGGAAAAGCAGCAGTAGGGCACTGGGCATGCTCAGTGTTCGGACGGACTGGGCGGTGGAGGAGCGCGCCTGGGCCTAATACCAGGGTGAGGGGCGGGGAGTTTCTTGGGGGAGCCTGCTGATTGGTGGGACTGCCTGTCTCTCAGGCCTTGTTTGGCAGGAGGGGACGTAGGGAGAGAGGGTGAGGGTACCAAGGTAGGTTGCAAAGcgtagtaagaaaaaaagaaaaaaagaaagaaacgaaaaAGAACCAAAGGCGCCATTCAGCAGCGTACGATATGTGAACTGGGGGAAGCCAGTATCTGAAGAGGGGCTACTGCCCACCGAAGCCAAGGAGCTTCTCATTTCTTCCCTCACAGTGTTCCCTGCCATCGTGCAGCCTCACTTCAACCTGGTTAATCTGTAATTTGTGTATACGCTGTTGAATTGAAAGCCCGTCCTTCTCTATCTCTGACAGCCTGGTGATGTGGGCACACGTGCCCACTACAGCAAAGCTATAAATAGCAGATAGAATCTGGTAACGAGGCGGCAGTAACAGTGACCGAGATTCTGGGGTAATAGCGAGCTTTGTGGTGAGCAGAGAAGAGGGATGCGGAGCGGGGTAGTCCGAAGTTAGTAGTAAAGTAACTGGTTTTAcatttggagaggaaaaaaaaaaaaaaaaagataaaacagttgTTTACTAGTAACAGTGTAATCTAAGGCCAAAGGGCTTTTTACAGGTTTGATGTTTAGCGCCGGATGGGGGTGgagaatatttcacattttataggaaaaacaaaccaaatctatttacttttgaaatgatttccccaaccctcctccccaaagctaaaaaaaaaaaaaaaagaaagaaagaaaaaagaaatatacctctatggaaaacaaagTACCCTTTCCTGGAAAGAGAGGTCTGGAAGATCAActtaaaatttgcaaatattctaGAATAATCATCACAGAAAGATTAGGATTTTGATCACATAAAACTAATTAttataaaagcttttttaaaaaaaatctcagtgggAAAGAATTTCCGCTTAAAGCAGAAATTCAGTTTCGGTGGCTAAAATATTCATAAGAAGtcgtgaaataagccagattgCTGTGCCATTTTTTTCCAAACCAATGGATTTCACGTGGTAGCTAATCATTGAGCATAGGATGTTATTGTCCTTTCTCCCTACCTGCTGATGTTTTACCACCCACGTTAAAGGtggttaatatttattataattattaatatgataatttcacattttctacatttttattaatgCACTGAGAGAACTCTGGAAATGCACATTTGGTTCATATACAGAATAGAAAGAAATGCTTTTGTAGAAACTGAACTGAAGTAATTTTGAGCAGGTACAAGTATTATCCTGTCACCATACTCCAAATTAGTCTTGTGGTGTACAGTAGTGAAATATACTGTATGAAAAATTGACTCCTAACTGAAAATTCACAGAAACCAAAAAGCAGCCCCACCAAATGTATTGCTCAATGCTGCCATCTGTAGGACAGCTACAGATGATTTGGGTAGCAGGCTAAAGTGCATTTTAAAACTACCAGAGCTGAGATAATGATTCAACCAAACACTAGAACAGCTACGTTGACAAATGCAGTTATGATTCCAGGAGTTAAAACTTTACATGTCATGGGTGCACTGTTGGGCAGTATGTCTACAATtagctgtaaaatggaaatattcatGTGTTTGAGATGCCATCAGGGATATCATACAAATTTTATCAATTATTACATATTTCCCTAAAGTGATCTCCAGctgtaaatttgttttgcttatgaATTGATCTgttataaattaaacattttatatatgctCAACACAGAGAACTGTAAGTTACTGTCATAGAGAATAGAAATTAGAATTGACTTGGCAGAAGGTACAACTAGGCATTTGAAAATTAACAATATTTCTTATATCAGAGTAGATGTTTTCCTTAAGATAAATAGGTCACAACTGGAGGAGCTGTTTAAATATTGTCATTTCTAGAATTAATTTTGGCAATTTAGAATGACGCTTAACGGAAAATAAAAACTTgcagattttcttattttaatgtcttttttaacTTTGAGATTGCTCTCAATACTAACCAATATTTGAATGCCTACCCAGCAAGGTAGTATGGCGTATATAAAAAGAGATAGCTTCTTACAGCTTTAACGGGGTAATAAGAGggataaaaaatgaagataagtGATAACTAAAATCCTCTGTGTTTGTGTGAGTTAAATGTCAAATGAGGGGTATTAGAGCAGATGAAGATCATGCTGAAATAATTAAAGAAGTCTTTATGGAGGAGTAGAACCTTAAGCTTGAACTTGAGGTGTGGATATAACTCATAAGTGATTGGCAATGTTTTTCCAATTCAAGTATTTTGGACCATCTCCTTGGGTGGCATTAGGCTAGCCACCAAGGATTTAAATATCTAAGACATGATCCTGCCCAGTGGAAGCTTACAGTGAAGATGGAAGACAAATTAAATCAATGGCAAGATACTGGAGTCTCACAGCACTAGGATCTCAAATGAAATCCTATAATAACcactttttctgatttaaaagtcATCGATCACAGGAATtccccttcgtggcacagtggaaacaaatccgactaagaaccatgaggttgtgggttcaatccctggccttgctcagtgggttaaggatccggcattgccatgagctgtggtttaggtcacagacgcgcctcggatcgggcattgcagtggctgtggtgtaggccagcagcttcagttccaattagaccccgagcctaggaacctccatgtgccaagagtgtggccctgaaaagaaaaaagacaaaagacaaaaataaataaagtcttccATCACAGACACAATTTGGGACCCTCTGATAAATAACCTTGTTTTCTCTTGTAATTAAAATCTTTCATCCTTTTggattaaaaatgtgaaatagtgAAATTAGAAGTGAGCTGAAAAGCCACATTTAACTTGAGAATCTGCTAGATCAATGTATTTCAAATCTGAGGATCTTATTAAACTGCAGGTTCTGATTTAGAAGATCTAGGGCAGGCTGGGGGTCTGCATTCTTCACATACTCCAGGTGATGCGGATTCTGTTGGGTGGGTGTGGGCATCACCCTCAGTGGCACAGTTCTAAGTGACTGATGACTTGTTCTAAGGCACAGTAATATGGTTCTGTGAAATGCAAGTAGGATACTTACATTTTAGTATGTCCCTATCAAGAACGACAGAAATAAAAACTCTGCTTAACTAAGACATGACTGCATTAGggattctctcttttctcttttcaatcaCAAGTATCAAATCTTTCcgacaggagttccagtcatggctcagcagttaacaagtccaactagtatccatgaggatgcgggttcagtccctggcctcgcttagtgggttaaggatctggcgttgcgtgagctgtggtgtaggccagctgtggtgtaggtctcagttgtGGATCCGaaaccaagttgctgtggctgtggtgtaggccagcagctacagctcggattcaaccgctagcctgggaacctccgtgtgccaagggtgccgccctaaaaagataaaacaaaagacaaaaaactttcTGACAACAGTGAAGAGTTATTCTCTCGCAAATGTTTGTGTAAGTGTTCTGCAAAGCATGATTAAAAATGCAGAGTTCTGGTTATATCCAAGTCCTGTTGAACCAGAATCTCTTAGAAAATgttacccccccccaccccaccacctgtATTCTCAGTAATATTCCAAGAGACTGTTACTTACACTAAAATGTAAGAATCTTTGACTTAGGCGTCAAGGAAAACTGCTTCAATATCTTGGGAACAGGATTTCAGAAAGATGCTAGTACTTTCAACAGACAATTTCAAAACATTTGTTGCCTTTGGAGTAAATAAAGCATGAAAGGAAACGGTTGTGGTTGAAGGCGAGGAAGAAGGTGAAAAATCCATGCCACtatttaatttatccatttcaGAAATTTTACTGATTGGTGACTTTTTTAGATTAGTCTCTAATAACTGACACTTAACTAAAAGACTTgctttttacaatttttcttgatttctttaattattatattttcttttgcattcttcAATAAGGATTAAGAGGTTGTCAATTTGGCATGTTAGGTAATGCCACCAACTCTTTTGAACAGTTAAAGAAAGAACCTTCAGCTGCttcttaaataaaacagaaaaagcacaTGTCTCGAAGGATCCGTAAACCTTATAACACCTCTTGCTGGTTTTGCCCCATCATTCATCTTAAAGTTGTTTTTTGATACAGTGCATTTAGTCTAAAATTTGGTAGCCAAGCAATGTCTTCATAACAATTCCTCACCTTTACTGTTTGGTTTTTAATAGGAATTGAAATAATTATTGATCTTCAATGCCCTCTGTTAGGGGTTCTAGAAGTAAAGCTGGTTGGTTTTCCTAAGAATTACTGTCACCCACGACTTTGGCTTTTCCCACACCCCCTCCTTAAttgcaagattaacattcatcttttttcgtctttttttttttttttttttttttaagaaatcgtTCCTCAAACTGGAAACCAGGACTTCAAggactttcattaaaaaacaaaaaagaaaagaaaaacaactgattAGAAGCTTAGGAATATTTGCCATATGTGTATTAGGAAGATATGAGTTAATGTGAGTTCAAGACATTTGTAATTACATCGCTACCTGTGGTACTGCCTGGTGTGGCTCTTCAAGGGGGCAGAGGGCCACCCACATCAGAATCCCCTGGGGGGTCATTAAACCAAAGCCTCCTCCATCCCACCCCTGACCCTAGTAAATCAGCTGCTTTGTAGGTTAGTGTGCCCttcccccattccccacccccactcccaggagTTATATGGGTGCAAAGATTTGAAAACCACTCATTAGCCTATGTCTAgaaccatatattttattttgaggggttttttttgtatttttttaatatttttagggccacaccctcagcatatggaagttcccaggctaggggtcaattctgagctgtagctgccggcctacaccacagccacagcaagacaggatgcaagccaagtctgtgacctacaccacagctcatggcaaggccagatcctttaacccactgagcgaggtcaggggtcgaacctgtgttctcatggatgctagtcagattcctttccactgagccactacgggaacccCCTAAAACCACATGCTTTAAACGAGGATGTTATGAAACACATGTGGATGGACCTCCAGTAATTGTTACGAGTCTGGTCAATAGCTCTATTCAGAAATATTCTACTGCATTTACATAAAAACTTTTGACCATAAGTGCAATAAAAATACCGTGACAAACATATTGTACCTCAAACCCTGTCCGCAAACACACTCAGCTGAAACACAACCTACCCTTACTCTTTGTAATGCACACAAATCCTTCttcccatctttctttctctccccctctcttgCTCCCTAGCTGTTTCTTTTAATACTTGCTAAGATCCACTAAATTAATTTCCCAGCATATTCAGGCGTCATGACCCACAGTGTAAAAGCAGTTCAACtttcaggttcccaggctatgtaaGTATTTCTGAGTTCGAAAGCAAAATAACAGTCATCTGTATTTCCTTGGTTGTGCCATCCATATGGTTCCTAAGGCAGAAATTTACATCACTTCCGGTGGGTATCGAATAGCATTTTGGGTACCCACCATATATCATTCTTccacagcttttttaaaaagcagtcaaTCTGTACCTACTAAGCAATGAAATCTGATGCACTTAAATTTTCCATGTATCTCGACAATGAAAATCTAACTACTTTTGAAAAAGATATTAAGAACACTGAATGCAGTATCTTCAAAATTAGAGATGTTTATTACCATTTCCCAATTTTACTCTACTGTAATATTGAGTTAATGTCATTTTCTTGATGCTACATATAAAGTATTGGGGACGAGAGGTGTAGTAGacataaatgcatttaaattacacccaggtaaatttttattttgtttttgcatccattttGAATTGAGGCTAAATGAGACATGAACTGTTCTCTTTTATAAAggagacatattttaaaactaattactttttagtaatttaaattagttttattAACATGTTTTACTACAACTAGCTGAAATATTCCTATTTTGCATTTCTCAGTTTATGAAACATAAATTTCTCCAAGTAATGGAAAATTGAATTTTTAGGGGCTAATTTTCctgcatttattcaacaaaatatttatggagtgtgTCTGCCACTGTTTCAGGTGTTTGAGATTCTTAAAGCACAAAGACAAGTACCtgctgccctcatggagcttacattctaggaagaaaagacaaaaggcaataAAACTAAGAAGCTTAAATAATCTAGTATGTGAGAAAGTGAAAAGTGccatggaagaaaaatgaaatcggGTGAGGAGGATTGGGAGGGTTGCAGTTATAAACAGGTAGCAGAAGGTTGCAATTATAAACAGGTGGTCCAGGTAAGCTCCAGTCCAGAAGGtgacattgaggagttcctgttgtggctcagcagcttaagaacccaacttgtgtccatgagggcgaaggttcaatccctggcctcgctcagtgggttaatctggtgttgccatgagctctggtgtaggtcgcagacgaggcttggatcccgagttgctgtggctgtgtcataggctggcagctgcagctctgattcaacctctagcctgggaacttctgtatgctgcaggtgtagccttaaaaaagcaaaaaaaaaaaaaaaaaaaaaaagaaaaaaagaaaaagaaaaaaaaagtgacattgaGTAAAGACCTGGGCTCACCAGCCAGCTGGGAAAGGGTGATGAGTGTTCTATGCAGAAGAAATAATGCAAAGGGCCCAAGTTAGGGACATGTTTAACAGGGTCAAGGGACAGTAAGGAAGGGTGACCGAAGCTAAATGGAGGGGAAGAAATAGCAGGAAGAGAGATTAGAGAGAGCAGTGAATGCAATCATAGAAGACCATGTGGGCCTTTTAAAGGACTTTGGTTTTTACTCTGAATGAGATGAGAAGCCACCCGAGggcatttgatattttaaagacTCATTCTGGCAGTTCTGTTGGGGGAAAGAAGCCAGGAGTAAAGGCAGAAGCAAGAAGACCTGTTAAAAGGCTATTGCAGAAATCCAACCGAGAGATGGAGTCAGCAGAGAAGATGGTGAAAAGGCGTCAAGTTCTCAATGGAGCTCTCAATATAGTGAAATCAACAGGATTTGTAGGTAGTTTGGATGTGACATGAgacaaaaaggtatttttttctaatcttatgccattggaaaaataacatttctatcaCCTAATCTATGCAATTGGAAAGATAACATTTCTATCACCTGAGATATCGTGTCAGTTTTCGATTACTTTCTGCAAACCACTCCAAaggaagtattttaaaacataaaccaaTTTATTATGCGCTAGGATTCTGTCTATGGGTTACGAATGCAGACAGGGCACTGTCGGGGTGCCTTGACTTTGCTCCCTGATGTCTGGAACCCTGAGTGGGATGGCATGAATATCTGGGGGCAACTCGAATGGCTG
This region includes:
- the IRS1 gene encoding insulin receptor substrate 1 (The RefSeq protein has 5 substitutions compared to this genomic sequence) is translated as MASPPETDGFSDVRKVGYLRKPKSMHKRFFVLRAASEAGGPARLEYYENEKKWRHKSSAPKRSIPLESCFNINKRADSKNKHLVALYTRDEHFAIAADSEAEQDSWYQALLQLHNRAKGHHDGAAGPGAGGGGGSCSGSSGLGEAGEDLSYGDVPPGPAFKEVWQVILKPKGLGQTKNLIGIYRLCLTSKTISFVKLNSEAAAVVLQLMNIRRCGHSENFFFIEVGRSAVTGPGEFWMQVDDSVVAQNMHETILEAMRAMSDEFRPRSKSQSSSNCSNPISVPLRRHHLNNPPPSQVGLTRRSRTESITATSPASLVGGKQGSFRVRASSDGEGTMSRPASVDGSPVSPSTNRTHAHRHRGSSRLHPPLNHSRSIPMPSSRCSPSATSPVSLSSSSTSGHGSTSDCLFPRRSSASVSGSPSDGGFISSDEYGSSPCDFRSSFRSVTPDSLGHTPPARGEEELSNYICMGGKGASTLAAPNGHYILPRGGNGHRCLPGAGLGTSPALTGEEAGPASDLDNRFRKRTHSAGTSPTISHQKTPSQSSVASIEEYTEMMPAYPPGGGSGGRMPNYRHSAFVPTHSYPEEGLEMHPLERRGGHHRQDTSSLHTDDGYMPMSPGVAPVPGTRKGSGDYMPMSPKSVSAPQQIINPIRRHPQRVDPNGYMMMSPSGSCSPDIGGGPSSGGSSSGAAPSGSSYGKLWTNGVGGHHSHALPHPKLPVESSSGKLLSCTGDYMNMSPVGDSNTSSPSDCYYGPEDPQHKPVLSYYSLPRSFKHTQRPGELEESARHQHLRLSSSSGRLLYAAAAEDSSSSTSSDSLGGGYCGARPEPGLPHLHHQVLQPHLPRKVDTAAQTNNRLARPTRLSLGDPKASTLPRAREQPPQPALLHPPEPKSPGEYVNIEFGGDQPGYLSGPVASHSAPSVRCSSQLQPAPREENTGAEEYMNMDLGPGRRAIWQESAGVQPGRVGPAPPGAASVCRPTRAVPSSRGDYMTMQMGCPRQSYVDTSPVAPISYADMRTGIVVEEASLPGATAAAPSASSATSASSAAPQGAGELAACSSLLGGPQGPGGLSAFTRVNLSPNRNQSAKVIRADPQGCRRRHSSETFSSTPSATRAGNTVPFGGGAAVGGGGGGSSSTEAVKRHSSASFENVWLRPGELGGAPKELAQMCGAAGGLENGLNYIDLDLVKNFKQRPQERPPQPQPPPPPPPHQPLGNSESSSTSRSSEDLSAYASISFQKQPEDRQ